The following coding sequences are from one Nicotiana tabacum cultivar K326 chromosome 1, ASM71507v2, whole genome shotgun sequence window:
- the LOC142161939 gene encoding uncharacterized protein LOC142161939, with product MENWDINSMISNHLSDWDISNFVSCYPNDMLDDGEKEDEMQEEIEKLQNEQDEKEWDALCVITDNYGLQPTRGMSVYKKLGMFLMICAHGVGNRLIQEIFQHSGETIHRHFHSVLKSISELARDIIRPHLNYNDGVGDHKPYNRRYLPFFKDCIGALDGTHVKARLPQGQEIPYIGRKIYPTQNILVVVDFNMCFTFAWAGWEGAAHESRIFGEVLRRSELNFPHPLGNKYYLVDAGYPHMKGYMAPYKGADVRYHLADFHRGATRQVRAPRGRKEKFNYLHSSCRNIVEHTFGVWKARWSILRDMHYYDIDIQMDIVIATMAIHNYIRKKCKVDDAFRAAEDERYIPSIEHDAGTSLGANSVNVENMENQSDNIWMATRE from the exons ATGGAAAATTGGGACATTAATAGCATGATATCCAATCATCTAAGTGATTGGGACATTAGCAACTTTGTATCCTGTTATCCAAATGATATGCTAGATGATGGAGAGAAAGAAGATGAAATGCAAGAAGAAATAGAGAAACTTCAAAATGAGCAAGACGAAAAGGAATGGGATGCATTATGTGTAATAACAG ACAACTATGGTCTTCAACCCACACGTGGAATGTCTGTGTACAAGAAGCTAGGCATGTTTCTTATGATTTGTGCACATGGTGTCGGAAATCGATTGATACAGGAGATATTTCAACACTCAGGAGAAACAATTCATAGGCACTTTCATAGTGTTCTAAAGTCCATTAGTGAGCTGGCCAGAGATATTATTAGACCGCACTTAAATTATAATGATGGTGTAGGAGATCATAAGCCATATAATCGACGATATCTCCCTTTCTTTAAA GATTGTATTGGAGCACTTGATGGTACACATGTGAAAGCAAGATTACCGCAGGGCCAAGAGATACCTTATATTGGCCGTAAAATTTATCCAACTCaaaatattcttgttgttgtCGACTTTAATATGTGTTTTACATTTGCATGGGCTGGGTGGGAAGGAGCAGCTCATGAAAGTCGTATATTTGGTGAGGTCCTTCGTAGATCAGAGCTTAACTTTCCACACCCATTGGGAAACAAATATTACCTAGTTGATGCAGGGTATCCACATATGAAGGGATATATGGCTCCATATAAAGGGGCTGATGTGAGATACCACCTAGCAGATTTTCATCGAGGTGCGACACGACAAGTGCGAGCACCAagaggaaggaaagaaaaatttaattatttgcattCTTCATGTAGAAACATTGTGGAGCATACATTTGGGGTATGGAAAGCGAGGTGGTCTATTTTGCGAGATATGCATTATTACGACATTGATATCCAGATGGATATCGTCATTGCTACTATGGCCATTCAtaattatattagaaagaaatGTAAGGTGGATGATGCATTTCGAGCAGCTGAGGATGAGAGATATATTCCATCTATTGAGCATGATGCTGGCACATCTCTGGGGGCAAATAGTGTAAATGTAGAAAATATGGAAAATCAAAGTGACAACATTTGGATGGCTACTCGTGAGTGA
- the LOC142161941 gene encoding uncharacterized protein LOC142161941 codes for MSENFIGRNNAKWDDNLHIIFVELCEQEIRKGNRPNTYLSKQGWKIMLMKGETGLGWDENKKTIVADDDWRMLNTKNLGIKISLLYGFRYDAIFADIVATGERARAASQEQISGIGLDLDDEINNFYSYDQGDQFGSLNDEKSDDSNDI; via the exons ATGTCGGAAAATTTTATCGGACGAAATAATGCCAAGTGGGATGATAATCTCCATATTATATTTGTTGAATTATGTGAACAAGAGATAAGAAAAGGAAATAGACCTAATACTTATTTGTCTAAACAAGGATGGAAAATAATG CTGATGAAGGGGGAGACAGGTTTAGGATGGGATGAAAACAAAAAAACAATTGTTGCGGATGATGATTG GAGAATGCTAAATACAAAAAATTTAGGAATAAAGATCTCTCTCTTATATGGTTTTCGATATGATGCGATTTTTGCTGATATCGTTGCCACCGGAGAGAGAGCACGAGCAGCAAGCCAAGAACAAATATCGGGGATTGGATTAGATTTAGATgatgaaataaataatttttatagtTATGATCAGGGTGATCAATTTGGTAGCCTTAATGATGAGAAGAGTGACGATAGCAATGATATCTAA